The Methanomethylovorans hollandica DSM 15978 genome includes a region encoding these proteins:
- the aglJ gene encoding S-layer glycoprotein N-glycosyltransferase AglJ gives MQEKDVCILIPTLNEGATIAQLIRDFRYEGFNNIVVIDGHSTDNTQELAETEAARVIVQKGKGKGQAVQQAFETLDAEYLVMLDGDGTYLASDIHAMLAPLLEGRADHVIGNRLADFEKGAFPGLNLIGNKLINTLFSIAYRKNLTDILTGYRAFTRDAYKSFDLKEMGFEVESEMTIQSIKLDHLIEVVPISYFSRKSDAATKLNPIKDGFRIGKTIYLLARFHNPMFYFGIIGTILILSGFVTGTYVVDQWFKGITRIPMTVLTALLIMSGFQIFVLGMLSDLMVSMHMEIMRVLRQKDKSGKQ, from the coding sequence TTGCAGGAAAAAGACGTCTGTATACTGATTCCTACACTTAACGAAGGAGCCACTATAGCTCAGCTAATAAGGGATTTCAGATATGAAGGTTTCAATAACATAGTTGTCATAGACGGACATAGTACCGACAATACACAGGAACTTGCAGAAACTGAAGCTGCCCGGGTGATCGTACAGAAGGGAAAAGGGAAAGGCCAGGCTGTCCAACAAGCCTTTGAAACGCTAGATGCTGAGTATCTCGTAATGCTGGATGGGGACGGTACTTATCTTGCCTCGGATATTCATGCAATGCTGGCTCCTCTGTTAGAGGGCCGGGCAGATCATGTGATAGGGAACAGGCTCGCTGACTTCGAAAAAGGGGCTTTTCCAGGCCTGAACTTGATAGGGAACAAACTCATTAATACTCTATTCAGTATAGCATACAGGAAAAATCTTACAGATATATTGACCGGATACAGAGCTTTTACAAGAGATGCTTACAAATCTTTTGATCTCAAAGAAATGGGATTTGAAGTTGAGTCCGAAATGACTATACAGAGCATTAAACTTGACCACCTGATAGAAGTAGTACCCATTTCTTATTTTTCCCGCAAGTCTGATGCGGCAACCAAGCTGAATCCTATTAAAGATGGTTTTAGAATAGGTAAAACGATCTATCTTTTAGCCAGGTTCCATAACCCTATGTTCTATTTTGGCATAATTGGCACTATTTTGATCCTTTCAGGTTTTGTAACAGGCACTTACGTAGTTGACCAGTGGTTCAAAGGTATCACACGTATACCTATGACAGTTCTTACTGCTTTGCTTATCATGTCTGGCTTTCAAATATTCGTTCTGGGGATGCTAAGCGATCTTATGGTTTCTATGCATATGGAGATCATGCGCGTGCTGAGACAGAAGGATAAGTCCGGCAAACAATAA
- the thiC gene encoding phosphomethylpyrimidine synthase ThiC, with product MTIVTDAKNGKITEEMKIVAKDEGKDPEFIRRGIAAGRIVIPMTPYRNIKLCGIGEGLRTKVNASIGASSDIIDEEMEVKKAKAAEAAGADTLMELGTGGDFLKMRKLVCDAISLSVGSVPLYQAFITAAKRDGSIVHMTEDDLWYATEEQAKLGTNFMAIHTGINNIVLDRLKAHGRYGGLCSRGGAFMSTWMLHNQKENPLYKDFDYLCEILKEHEVTLSTGNGMRAGAVHDATDRAQVQELIINSECADKAHDKYDLQVIVEGPGHVPLDQVEMNVKLMKAMSNGKPFYMLGPLVSDIGAGRDHIVTAIGAATSAAAGCDFLCYVTPAEHLALPNLQDVIEGVKTSKIAAHVGDMVKYPETAREVDLAMGRARAKLDWKGMYNLALDPELAKSVRDSRAPGDEDACTMCGDFCALKIVNQNYDLCK from the coding sequence ATGACAATAGTAACAGATGCAAAGAATGGAAAGATCACAGAAGAGATGAAGATTGTAGCCAAGGACGAAGGCAAAGATCCTGAGTTCATAAGAAGGGGAATTGCTGCAGGCAGAATAGTTATCCCTATGACTCCCTACAGGAACATTAAGCTTTGTGGTATTGGTGAAGGTCTCAGGACCAAGGTAAATGCATCTATAGGCGCATCATCAGACATTATAGATGAGGAAATGGAAGTAAAGAAAGCAAAAGCAGCAGAAGCAGCTGGTGCTGACACACTGATGGAGCTAGGTACTGGCGGCGACTTCCTTAAAATGAGAAAGCTTGTATGTGATGCAATTTCACTCTCCGTAGGCTCTGTGCCACTCTACCAGGCATTCATTACAGCAGCAAAGAGGGATGGTTCCATTGTCCACATGACAGAGGACGACCTCTGGTATGCAACTGAGGAACAGGCAAAGCTCGGTACAAACTTCATGGCAATTCACACTGGTATCAATAACATTGTTCTTGACAGGTTGAAGGCACACGGCAGATATGGTGGTCTCTGCTCCCGTGGCGGTGCATTCATGAGCACATGGATGCTCCACAACCAGAAGGAAAACCCACTTTACAAAGACTTCGATTACCTTTGTGAGATTCTCAAGGAACACGAAGTCACACTGTCCACAGGTAACGGAATGCGTGCAGGTGCAGTTCACGATGCAACCGACAGGGCACAGGTCCAGGAACTCATTATCAACTCCGAATGCGCAGATAAAGCACACGACAAATACGATCTGCAGGTCATAGTCGAAGGTCCAGGCCACGTACCACTTGACCAGGTAGAAATGAATGTCAAGCTCATGAAGGCAATGAGCAATGGAAAGCCATTCTACATGCTCGGTCCGCTCGTATCTGACATCGGTGCAGGCCGGGATCATATAGTAACAGCAATCGGTGCAGCAACATCCGCAGCAGCTGGCTGTGACTTCCTCTGTTACGTAACACCTGCAGAGCACCTTGCACTTCCAAACCTCCAGGATGTCATTGAAGGTGTCAAGACCTCAAAGATCGCAGCTCACGTCGGTGACATGGTTAAGTATCCGGAAACCGCTCGTGAAGTTGACCTTGCAATGGGCAGAGCACGTGCAAAACTCGACTGGAAGGGGATGTACAATCTGGCACTCGATCCGGAGCTTGCAAAGAGCGTCAGGGACAGTAGAGCACCCGGCGATGAAGATGCATGTACCATGTGCGGTGACTTCTGCGCACTCAAGATTGTCAACCAGAACTACGACCTTTGCAAGTAA